The Stigmatopora argus isolate UIUO_Sarg chromosome 1, RoL_Sarg_1.0, whole genome shotgun sequence genome segment AATGCGCGGAATTCAGCATGAACCCGCCGttcaagtaaaaaagaggaagaagaatcATTGACTTCAGATAGTCACTTCAAGTAGCAGCGAGTCATCTAGACAGCGAGTGTACGCCCATCTGTTCGGGTTCGGCCAAGTCAAAAACGACAATTTCAAGAGGCCATTTCATTTTGACGCCATGGATCCCGTCGGCCAAGGTAAGCCACGAATGTGCCAGCGTGGGCATGTTGGCTCGCTTGGGTGGAGTTTACATCGACGCCGCGCGGTGTGTAAATAAATGTCGGTTCAAGTCTGTAATAGAGTCTACAATTTTCCGAACGTCATGTACAAGTTTAAGGGGTGTGGACGTGTAGAGATGTGTTATCGTGGTCGATTGAGAACCGAATCTAACTCAACTGGATGGAACAGAACGGGCCCATTGCTACGTGCTACTGGATGGACCAACTCGCCGAGTGAGCGTTATTAGTAAATTACTTGTATTTGGCACTTTCCTCGGAACATTTGCCGCTTagtatttcatttgaaattgtgTCATTCGTTGAAATGAAGGCAAATGCGTGTGCTTTAGTTGACATTTGAGAAGCAATTTCCTGGCACTCAGACTGCAAGCAAGGCCATCTTGTTGTTGACAACTGACACGGCAAAACCAATGACGTCACGTCCGGCACTTTCTAACAACTTCCGTTTAAGATTCTGTTGTGACTTGTAAAGTAGACTACCTGGTGCCAATATTCCTCTCTGCGCTTGATGGAAAATAATTGAAAGCAAGTGTATAAGAATATTTGTCGTTTACTGTCGAACATGACCCATTGATTGATCCCCAACGAACCAATGAGGTGGCCTATTTGTGATATAATATATAAAcaagtttttatttgattgcatattcattcatttaatcattttcggaaccgcttatcctcacaagggtcgtgaggGAAGCTGGAGCCCGTCtcagctaacttcgggcacgaggcaggcgacgccctgaattagtggccagccaatcgtaaggCACGAggtgatggacaaccattcacgctcacacctaagggcaatttagagtgtccaaccagcctaccatgcatgtttttgggatgtgggaggaaactggagtacctggagaacatGCACAAACTGCATGCAAgaggaccgagctggatttgaaaccaggactgattggattggataactttattaatcccgtatttgggaaatttcatgtCATTTCAATGACACGTAATTTGACAAAACTCTTCACTGTCGTTCATGGTACAGATGTCAACTTGAACTCCCCCAACAAAGGTCTGCCTGTGGAACATTCCGCAGGGCTGGACGGTTTTCCGGTGGAGGGCACGCTGGGCAACTCCGGCAACCCACTCCCACCAGGCCTGACGGAGGAGGAAGCTGAAGAGCTACGGAGCGAGCTCATCAAGGTGACGTCGACTTTGTTTCTGATGTATCATTTTGTCAATATGTGCTCTCCCTCTCTTTGTAttccgttgtttttttttaatttgtgattCGTTCAGGGTTGTGCAGAAACTAACTTATTTTTGTCCATTAGTTCCCAGGTAAATTTAATCTCCGCCTTGATCTAAATCTAGTAATACTTCATCACTTCCCAGTATTTCATCTGCTAGACAGAGCTCCAACCGCAGgttgaaatgcaaaaaaaatctgaattattTTTGTAGTATCCAATCTTTTTGTGTAGATGTTCAGTCCATAGACCACGTAAAAAAAGCGACCTAGATTAGATGACAGGTTACTATATGTCATTTGGCTAATTTAGAACGACCCTTTTAAAAGAATCTGACTTGACTCAGTGAAAGGCCAAAACATGGGATATGGGTCAGTTGAAGGTCATCTCTGAATGTAGCCTTGGGTATAGCAAGTGGAGTCTTTTGGATTGCTTTTCAGGTGGAGGAAGAGATCGGCACCCTGCGTCAGGTTCTGTCCGCCAAGGAGAGACATGCGACGGAACTCAAGAGGAAACTGGGCCTAAGCCCCCTCAACGAGCTCAAGCAGAATCTCACTAAAAGCTGGCAGGATGTCCAGACCTCCAATGCGTATGTACTTGTTTTTCACTTTGAGAAATCATGTTTTCACAAAGACGCCATTTAGCGGTGCTGAGCCATTGTGCTATGCAtacatttctttatttaaatacagttttatttcataatattcAGCACTGAGTGCCATCTTGAGTTCTTCTAGAAAGTTTGGCATTCCGTATTTTCATCTTGTTGACAGTCTGATCAAGtgtattcaatgtttttttaagcaatgCCAACAATTCTCCTTTTTATGATTTCCTAACTGATAAAACTATGTATTAACTTGATCACCAATGTATTTGTCACAACGCCCTTTGGCATTACCACATTTTTAATAACTAATAAGCTGCACAATCAATGAACTAGTTTATTTTCATACTTAAGGTCCACCTGATTATAAGGTGCATCAATGCAATGCAATTGTAATTTGTTCTTCATCTTACAACAAtataattgttaaaaaaaatatttatgagtATGGTAAATGTTTATCTTGGGCCCTTTACTGGACCGTTATGGTGCAGTTTTCCTCCGCAAAATCGGTTCaatgtcaataatacatttccaAGCTATCAGCAGCTTCTTAAAATAACAGGACACAGACTCAAActcacatggaaaaaaatgaaatggggaAATCCCTAGTACAGATGGGCCTTGAGGCAGAACAAGCAAAGGAGAAgctctttttttgtctgtttgttggtcGAGTCCTTCTCAATGGTGGGTAAGCCCCATTAACTTTCATCCTGTTGTATGCCTTCCCCATTGTACAGCACATTAGTTGACATGGGCCAGTTGGATTCACAATTCTGTTGTTGCAACTGTTGCGAGGCACCACACCTGTCACACAAGATCCAAATCTCAAGGTCTTTGCGATCAATATCAGCTGTGAGCTAAAACTGGGTAGTAGTGACTTAAAACAAATGCAAGGCGGTAGTCAACATGTCTAAAAGTTTGCAAATggcttttttctgttatttgtaAACCTCACAAAAATTTGTACTTAAGTATGTGGATGGCACTGCTGTCTTTTGTGGTTAGAATTTGAGTTTTGTGATTTCCTGGGGACAACGACTCCCCCCTTTCCCCTCCGACATCCCTTTAGATAAAGTATGGCAAACACGCAGTGTTAATGTGCTGGCTAAAAGGAGGTGACGTTGACATCGTGTATCACCTGTCAAAAGAAAGTATCCAGTGGATTTACAGTCAGCTGTGTCTCCCCCAAACATGCATGTAAATATGCTGATAGTGGAATTCACCCAATAGGGCCAATATTTAACTCCTTTGTTTTCAATGAGAATCAAATATGCTGTCATGTTTAGGTTTTATGATAGAAAATGTATTCATAGATGACAGTCTTGGTATTCAAGTATTGCGTACTTCTATATGATAGCATCACAAGCTgcattgttgtttatttatccTGCTGTTGTGTCTTCAGATATGTGTCTGCCTCGGCTACTTTGGATGACATTACCCGCTCTGAAGCGTGAGTTGTTccattctttttgtttctctATCTGGCTTGACTCGAGCTACTTGTTGGAGCTTCTCGCTTTTTGGTGGCCCTtccctgtctgtctgttttcagCTGTTGTCGGAGGACAACTTCAAGGTCATATACAGATATAGTGGTAGCAGTATTGTAACCAGAGGCGGGTATACAAAGCTCATGGTAACGATCGTCTCATGATATGGCTATACAGCAATTATCGATACAAAGATGAAATATGAGCTATTTTCaaccttctgctgtgaattgaaagaGATTATTACGAGTAAGCGTCTAATGCATTTCAATTGGGACGGGGGCAACGAAGAATGTTCATCCGCTGCCACCCCTTCCACCTAAAATGGACTGGACTTCTATATTCCTCAttcgcagccaatgagttaacacggACATTTGTTGTAGAAGGTTTTGCTAGCAACTTGTGGATTCCTTTTTTCTAAACGGTCAGGGTTTTTTAAAACGTTATCGTTTCTTGGCGGagcatttgggaaaaaaaatgtgtcagcaCTTTGATGCCAAAATGCACCCTTACCTGTTCTGCATACTGCCATGCTCACTTCCTGCTTCTCAACCAATTCGCATTAACCCTTCCCACTCAGAAATGTATGGGCTGCTATCAGTGACCTCTTTAGTTACACACGACAGACATTGACAAGGCATTCAATGGCCAAAACTGGCTTCAAGTAGTTTTTGTTATTCGGATTAGCTGTAATCACTGGGATTTGTGGGCAATTTAAACATCAAGACCAACGTGAAAGAAGTTTAGCATGTCTCCTCATGGATAgaaccacaaactgagcatccTTGTGTGTTGGAAAAATTTCTTCGTGACTCTGGAGAGTGAGGGAAGATGGCAGAATtgaatttttgtgttttgctggAAAACTAAATTGATTTTACACCTTAAAATCTAAGCAAACTGGTCTAGTTTGAAGTCAAAGTGATTGATAGACTGGGCTTCAGTTTCATTAAATATTCATTACAATAAACTACTCCAAGCAAGATTCGAGATGGTCATTTTAATCGCTCACCATGACTCGCAGAGCGTGACTCTCTTCATACTATGTACAAAACACATTAGTGTGTCTTATGCTAACTCATGCATTCAAATCCCATCCTTTCTCCTGCCCCCCAACCTTTCTCTTCTTATAACCTAAATATCGGCTCAAATGAGGATATTTATTGCTTGAAGCTAATGTGGCTAACAGAGAATCGGTGGTGGTTGCTGGTTAAGGAGCCAGCTTGTACAAACTGGTTTCTAAACTGTCTACTGTCTTTAAAATAAGTGAAATGATGTTCTTCAAGCACAGCGATTCAGGACACCCCACGCTGGAAACTGCGCCGAGAACCGCCATGAAAAACGGCAAGTTGCCAAAGGAGGGGTCCTCACCTCTTTGACACTCCCTTCCACAGATACAAGAAGACTCAGGAGACCCTCTCCCAGGCGGGTCAGAAGACCAGTGCTGCTCTCACCAACGTGGGCTCGGCCATCAGCAGGAAGCTCGGGGACATGAGGTAGACACCGCTCGACTGCTTGTGACTGTTCAACCAATGCGCAAAATTCTGACTACTGGCCTGACTatcaatgctttttcatctgAGATACATTATGACCGTTTCCATATTTTTAATCCATGAATCATTGGGCGTTTGGGTCAGCAACTGGAAAATGAttcccaaaacaacaaaaacttaGACAATAATAGATTTGCACTACTAATATGACTCAAATGTGCTACCTCTTTTGGGGAAAGGAAAAACAAGCAGCTTTGGGCTCTTGACTCCTAACTCTTGTCCTCTTTCTCCACTCGTGTTCTTGCTGTGGTGAACTACTGCTTTGGCCTCACTCATTTTTGTGCTTCATTTAACGCTGCTGTGTGCTCTGCAGAGCGCTCCCCTTCTCCAATTCTTTTAGGTAAGACTGTGCTACTTCCTCCCTGCCACGAGGGATGTGTGTGTCTGACTTTTCCTGCGTGGATGTCAGGCAGCTTTGTATTCTAACACTTGCACTTGTCTTTGTCTCCTCTTCATGCTTACAAAGTAGCCACTATTCCATTCGCCACTCCATAAGTATGCCAGCTATGAGGTAATGTAACACACACAAACTAaccttgtaataataataacaatgtaaTTCATTGTGTTAGAATGTCCTCATTCAGATATGTTATCatgttaccgtatttatttgagtgtAACGCGCAACATTTTGTACCagaaaactgaagcaaagttcaggTGTGCAGGTCTTCGCTTTTATGATCAAatcccggtgaaaaagtcccgtCCACAGCTGTTATTATGGGAGATGTAAAAACCTGTCTTTTTCCGCCAGATGGCGAtcatctaccttcttttacaaaagcctccTCCAAATAACCCTTGACAAGTTTATATGGTAAAAGGGGTCAAAATTAATAATGTTGCTCCAGGGAAACGTTAGCAGGGCACCTGCTCACACGAGTCCGCCCAAGGAGCGCTATCCTCGCTcgagaagaatggaatcaattgtttggtgaatctgatgatatatttttttaaatattatgatgatgaattagactttaaggatttaaaattgtaaattccatttgagaattgtgttcatactggtagtagtttgtttcaCCAGggttccgtaccatatgttgtaaataaatgttttgtcatggcgacatatgttcagcatttgccagttaccagtaccggtgcaatccttggtgtgagctgagaaaaactgggaaaaaaattataccaatttttagtcacaaattatgggtgcgcattatacacgggtgcgtgctatactcgaataaatacggtaatataccCGTGTTAAGAAGCAGGAGCTAGTCAACAAAAATGTATCACTACTGCTAATGATGGACGATTCCATTtctgagggggggaaaaacctTTATTATCCTAAATATGAATTGAACTGTAGCAGAAAGTTACAACATTAACTCACTATGATGGCGACatatgtccaatcctttttggacatctattgcatCATGGCAACCAATGCCTTTAAATTAGAAATGTTAACTTACTGGTTGCAATGTTGACACTCATGTTACAGGAACTCTGCCACCTTCAAGTCGTTCGAGGACAAAGTGGGCAACATGAAGGTGAGCgactctcattttctgaactgcttcatcctcactagggtcgcggggggtgcttgagcctatcccagctaacttcggtccagaggcaggggaccccctgaattggtggccagcccatcgcagggcacaaggagacaaacaaccattcatgctcaccctcatacctaggggcaatttagagtgcccaatcagcctaccatgtatttctttgtaatgtgggaggaagccggagtacccggagaaaacccacgcaggcccggggagaacatgcaaactccacacgggtggactcacctggatttgaacccaggtcccgcaccatgaggccaacgcgctaaccactcgcgccgccgggctgcccttgTCATAACgaggaatacaatttgatttCGATGATAAAATGTAATCTTCTCATAATCAACTGAACGCGACTTCCTTCTTTTCCCACCCAGTACAAGGTGGTGGGGCCTCGAGGAGATGAGGGGATGAATTCCACCTCCCCGACCCAGGAGAACCCACCTTTCTGAACACCTGCAAGCAGCCCGAGACTTGTCACCACCTCACTTTGCAGTGCCGCCCGCCAAAGGCCTCCACCGAAACCACAACTGTTTAGCGTCCCCTCCGTTGCCATCCAGTTTGAAGTTTCCTCGCTTTTCTCCACTACTCATCCATACTCCTTCATATGAACGAACGCACGCTCGCAACGCGGGGCACTCGTGGGCCACGCTTAGACCGGCTGGTGCGCTTCTCCTCTCGGCCCCATCCCGTCAACAAAGCTCTTGGGAGAACACTTTTGTATAACACTTTTTCACTGCtttgcatagtttttttttctttttccccctcctttttttttttaaaacaagaatGGTGCCAGTATTTTGCATGAAGAAGAGGAAACAAGAAAATGAGCAAATCGCACACTAAAATAGGCGTGCGCGTGACTCGCCGAGGCTCATCCGAACTCCTCTTCAGCCAAGAATGACCTCTTGCTTCGGTGTTTGTCAATATGCCGCCATGTTGGACAGGAGACTTCAAACAAAGCCCAAGTCCTGGTTGAGTTTCCATCCCCCCCTTCTTTTTTGCTCATTAAAACCCTTAACAGAGCAACACCAACAGACTTTGTCACACTGCAATTACTATACGCAATGAGTAAAACACTGTGACTTATTTATTTGGGGCAATTGTTACATGTCATTTAATAGACAACACAACACTCGCAGTGCTGCCCGAAGAAACATTTAAATTCCCCATACTTCAGGGCaaccttaaaaatgacactcaTTCATTTGTAAACTGTTGTCTACCTTTTGCGCTTTTTTGTTTCCTCGTTTGAAATTGCCAAACTTACTTGACTTGTCATACTGCATTTATGATGAGGATTTTTCAGAATTACATGATTTATTAGCTCAACTCACGTTTTTAATGAGAAGAGATAGAGGAGCAGAAGACACTTGCTGACGTTGTTGTCAAGAGTGTAAGGCTGTTATGGGTCTTGATGCTGGACTGGTATTAGATTACTATTGTGACTTTTGAAAGACTGGTGAGTGAATTTTAGTTTTGGTTATGAGTTACAAATAAAGCATTCCTTTAAATGAGCGAACAAGTTGTCAAATCTGTCCATTCCAACAATGGAATTATTCTTAAATTCCCCCCAAGAAAATGACCGTTGAATAATTAGAAGAACAATTCACATCACTCAAATTTCAACATATTCTTGACCAAAATTCCCGTTAAATCCAATCTACATTCAATGAATAACAGAAATACTTTTTGGCTCTGTTTTGCAAGTTGGAAAGTTATAACATTTTGATGGAAATTTACCACACAAACAAATTACGCTAATAATACAATtgctagagaaaaaaaatctcagaagACTTGctaaatggtgtttttttttatattgaaagaaaaaaagccttactatatgtggtcTGCGGTTATATGATTTAAAAGAATCCTCATTATAcgtacatggtaattttttggaAGGATTAATAACCTTAATATACAGGGGGGAAAGCCCTGCTATACAGggtgtgtggattttgcacTGTGATTCCGTGTGTCTCCGTTGCGGGGGACATCAAGATTCTGTGTGAAATTAAGTTCTACTCATACAGAAAACTGCAATGGTGGACcctcagggcctgcaaggccttctctgctggcctagaaaatatctgaatcacggactgatg includes the following:
- the LOC144074457 gene encoding tumor protein D54-like isoform X5 — translated: MDPVGQGLDGFPVEGTLGNSGNPLPPGLTEEEAEELRSELIKVEEEIGTLRQVLSAKERHATELKRKLGLSPLNELKQNLTKSWQDVQTSNAYVSASATLDDITRSEAYKKTQETLSQAGQKTSAALTNVGSAISRKLGDMRALPFSNSFSSHYSIRHSISMPAMRNSATFKSFEDKVGNMKYKVVGPRGDEGMNSTSPTQENPPF
- the LOC144074457 gene encoding tumor protein D54-like isoform X1 — encoded protein: MDPVGQDVNLNSPNKGLPVEHSAGLDGFPVEGTLGNSGNPLPPGLTEEEAEELRSELIKVEEEIGTLRQVLSAKERHATELKRKLGLSPLNELKQNLTKSWQDVQTSNAYVSASATLDDITRSEAYKKTQETLSQAGQKTSAALTNVGSAISRKLGDMRALPFSNSFSSHYSIRHSISMPAMRNSATFKSFEDKVGNMKYKVVGPRGDEGMNSTSPTQENPPF
- the LOC144074457 gene encoding tumor protein D54-like isoform X2, giving the protein MDPVGQDVNLNSPNKGLPVEHSAGLDGFPVEGTLGNSGNPLPPGLTEEEAEELRSELIKVEEEIGTLRQVLSAKERHATELKRKLGLSPLNELKQNLTKSWQDVQTSNAYVSASATLDDITRSEAYKKTQETLSQAGQKTSAALTNVGSAISRKLGDMRALPFSNSFSHYSIRHSISMPAMRNSATFKSFEDKVGNMKYKVVGPRGDEGMNSTSPTQENPPF
- the LOC144074457 gene encoding tumor protein D54-like isoform X6, giving the protein MDPVGQDVNLNSPNKGLPVEHSAGLDGFPVEGTLGNSGNPLPPGLTEEEAEELRSELIKVEEEIGTLRQVLSAKERHATELKRKLGLSPLNELKQNLTKSWQDVQTSNAYVSASATLDDITRSEAYKKTQETLSQAGQKTSAALTNVGSAISRKLGDMRNSATFKSFEDKVGNMKYKVVGPRGDEGMNSTSPTQENPPF
- the LOC144074457 gene encoding tumor protein D54-like isoform X4; its protein translation is MDPVGQDVNLNSPNKGLPVEHSAGLDGFPVEGTLGNSGNPLPPGLTEEEAEELRSELIKVEEEIGTLRQVLSAKERHATELKRKLGLSPLNELKQNLTKSWQDVQTSNAYKKTQETLSQAGQKTSAALTNVGSAISRKLGDMRALPFSNSFSHYSIRHSISMPAMRNSATFKSFEDKVGNMKYKVVGPRGDEGMNSTSPTQENPPF
- the LOC144074457 gene encoding tumor protein D54-like isoform X3, with the protein product MDPVGQDVNLNSPNKGLPVEHSAGLDGFPVEGTLGNSGNPLPPGLTEEEAEELRSELIKVEEEIGTLRQVLSAKERHATELKRKLGLSPLNELKQNLTKSWQDVQTSNAYKKTQETLSQAGQKTSAALTNVGSAISRKLGDMRALPFSNSFSSHYSIRHSISMPAMRNSATFKSFEDKVGNMKYKVVGPRGDEGMNSTSPTQENPPF
- the LOC144074457 gene encoding tumor protein D54-like isoform X7 codes for the protein MDPVGQDVNLNSPNKGLPVEHSAGLDGFPVEGTLGNSGNPLPPGLTEEEAEELRSELIKVEEEIGTLRQVLSAKERHATELKRKLGLSPLNELKQNLTKSWQDVQTSNAYKKTQETLSQAGQKTSAALTNVGSAISRKLGDMRNSATFKSFEDKVGNMKYKVVGPRGDEGMNSTSPTQENPPF
- the LOC144074457 gene encoding tumor protein D54-like isoform X8, producing the protein MDPVGQDVNLNSPNKGLPVEHSAGLDGFPVEGTLGNSGNPLPPGLTEEEAEELRSELIKVEEEIGTLRQVLSAKERHATELKRKLGLSPLNELKQNLTKSWQDVQTSNAYKKTQETLSQAGQKTSAALTNVGSAISRKLGDMR